One Plasmodium relictum strain SGS1 genome assembly, chromosome: 2 genomic region harbors:
- the SRP9 gene encoding signal recognition particle subunit SRP9, putative, which yields MMVYAISWNDFIHTTRTIISKSPNDVRYVIKLHRPTDTIILKVTDSTNSIMYRLSKNDNLKKVEELNSLFLIWGTSENKNETLQLKLNKNIDKVSNDQKVKKVK from the exons ATga tggTTTATGCTATATCATGGAATGATTTTATTCATACAACCAGGACTATTATATCAAAATCACCTAACGAT gtAAGATATGTTATAAAATTGCATAGGCCAACTGAtacaattatattaaaagtcACTGATAGTACAAat aGTATAATGTATAGATTAAGTAAAAATGACAACttaaaaaaagtagaagaattaaattctctttttttaatatgggGAACaagtgaaaataaaaacgaaACATTACAACTAAAACttaata aaaatatagataaaGTGTCTAATGATCAAAAAGtgaaaaaagttaaataa
- the ALP3 gene encoding actin-like protein, putative: MEKKLKKNDNENDYKHIILQIGRKYTYVGFSGLHKPLLVINTPGFFIYDERFHDYVENKDELYELIDIFSETQKIENGENTEENVLLLKDKKEKKKLKQKNEINDDNEDEKKKIKKEPKKKEKLIYHYEYKYNQDINLWNTFFEEFLFRIFHNLTKTSTRAKKVILVLNMFIPTVIKYSLCKSLIENSENSSISYINDLVSPLYLCNCNTCIVIDLGYLNCRLLPVVNGLPLYHNYTYINNGGFYINREIKRLLKEQYIKRDISKNENLHTNVYNNISNKSDSNNNTFNYNNLKSNSKDTKEKNSDESVNFLNYYWNLYTQEEIINIIDSMSDNDIENIKIKYFYLKNDKNNFSSDKYILYQFKNYEIIIEPETRWKACEILFNKNYDQNLYSLFSNILEKLNIMEISVFYNILLVGGCSNIKGIISKVAEVLFQVLKEKMKFTKNFEDKVNFLFPKISPNLRQFIGASIYSNLENLPEYTEEHINNNVLYEHLNEDVYITFKQ; this comes from the exons atggaaaagaaattaaaaaaaaatgataacgAAAATGATTACAAACATATAATATTACAAATAg GTAGAAAATATACTTATGTTGGCTTTTCCGGTTTGCATAAGCCTTTATTAGTTATAAATACACCtggtttttttatttacgaTGAAAGATTTCATGATTATGTtgaaaataaagatgaaCTTTATGAACTAATAGATATTTTTTCAGAAACACAAAAAATAGAGAATGGAGAAAATACTGAAGAGAACGTTTTGCTGTtgaaagataaaaaagaaaagaaaaaattaaaacagaaaaatgaaattaatgatGATAAcgaagatgaaaaaaaaaaaattaaaaaagaacctaaaaaaaaagaaaaattaatttatcattATGAATATAAGTATAACCaagatattaatttatgGAATACATTTTTTGAAGAATTTCTTTTTAGAATATTTCATAATTTGACTAAAACAAGTACAAGAgcaaaaaaagttatattagTTTTGAATATGTTCATTCCAACAGTAATTAAATATTCTCTATGTAAAAGTTTAATAGAAAATTCAGAAAATTCTTCTATTTCTTATATTAATGATTTAGTATCCcctttatatttatgtaattgCAATACTTGTATAGTTATTGATTTAGGTTATTTAAATTGTCGCCTATTACCAGTAGTGAATGGATTACCTTTGTATCACAATTAtacttatataaataatggtggtttttatataaatagagaaattaaaagattattaaaagaacaatatataaaaagggatatttctaaaaatgaaaatttacaTACAAatgtttataataatattagtaaTAAAAGTGATAGTAATAACAATACGTTCAATTATAATAATCTAAAAAGCAATAGTAAAgatacaaaagaaaaaaatagtgACGAATCagttaattttttgaattattattgGAACTTATACACTCAAgaagaaattataaatattattgatAGTATGTCGGATAATGATATagagaatataaaaataaaatatttttatttgaaaaacgataaaaataattttagtagtgataagtatattttatatcaatttaaaaattatgaaataataattgAACCCGAAACTAGATGGAAAGCTTGCGAAATATtattcaataaaaattatgatcaaaatttatattctttattttctaatatattagaaaaattaaatattatggaaatttctgttttttataatatattattagtaGGTGGATGTAGTAATATAAAAGGAATAATTTCAAAAGTTGCTGAGGTTCTTTTTCAagtattaaaagaaaaaatgaaatttacGAAAAACTTTGAAGATAAAGTAAACTTTCTTTTTCCTAAAATTTCTCCTAATTTACGACAATTTATTGGAGCATCAATTTATTCTAATTTAGAAAACTTACCCGAATATACCGAAGAGCATATTAACAATAATGTTTTGTACGAACATCTCAATGAAGATGTTTATATAACCTTTAaacaataa
- a CDS encoding alpha/beta hydrolase, putative, which translates to MGNSLSNTALFRPTEPSYDEDLKDLVFIPELLGIDVNKFWNDETFEIFNKEENIKSLKNKKFPALFLYFSKELKTKHTIIYFHSNSCDLGQIYEELLHLQGHLHANILAIEYVGFGLCYLEGSSNQYNINRRALAAYNFLINLNMKSENILLFGRSIGTGVATKLVYNLKLLGKNVGGIILHAPFISIEKLVEDYFSYSSYFIENIYDNFKNLQIISNNNDSDIPLLLIHGKEDEIIGVSHSEFLMKNLNNKYKNASYPNDSYHNYYYVIDDLGIPIKTFLETSSKSQYQKSIDIVIPKVFLQKETTKEIINHLNENTTEEKLEKKIKISDDILLSQHIKGGEKKTVSIIKDDKNNSGSSVKRSHMGESSKKNKTKNNKEKSINKSEKKNIGISLSGPYKEKNRTRNQQKDSNQKILKSEIPKLKKDNELNYKSMLFSANDKNLTTNIKKERKLDILSSTLPKNTVQEKDKAKDSDSTFKEKIKNEKRKVDIIEYTISSRIQIRNKNDHIENECKIEKYEEKRENRFTKKDKELNSEEENTNEMYINKQYFDEMYVNEEYLEKDVTKKNDIKKMYEKEGNIEEIFETEENNMEEFEKKNRDMEYKNVKKYEKEENEEYDSQKEGSKEYGYEKEEGEKYEYEKEGNEEYEYKKEGNKEQNYKKEENKEDYGINTNIENEKIYEMEKDSDIKYKKDKNKIEEKREDSEAQEDGENENFNINNYKVKDFKYYLKNNIINKEKIGCFMNKVINNLNGKN; encoded by the exons ATGGGCAACTCATTGTCAAATACAGCTTTGTTTCGCCCTACGGAGCCAAGT tatgaTGAAGATTTAAAAGATTTAGTATTCATCCCTGAATTATTGGGAATAGatgtaaataaattttgGAATGATGAAAcatttgaaatatttaacaAAGAAGAGAACATAAAATcattaaagaataaaaaatttcctgctttgtttttatatttttctaaagaattaaaaactAAGCAtacaataatatattttcatagcAACTCATGCGACTTAGGACAAATATATGAAGAGTTATTGCACTTGCAAGGTCATTTACATGCTAATATTTTAGCTATAGAATATGTAGGATTTGGTCTTTGTTATTTAGAAGGTTCATCAAACCAATACAATATTAATAGAAGAGCATTAGCAGCATATAACTTTTTGATAAACCTAAATATGAAaagtgaaaatattttattatttggcAGATCAATAGGAACTGGTGTAGCAACAAAATTAGTGTACAATTTAAAACTGCTTGGAAAAAATGTAGGAGGAATTATTTTACATGCTCCATTTATCTCAATAGAAAAATTAGTTGAGGATTATTTCTCTTAttcttcttattttattgaaaatatttatgataatttcaaaaatttGCAAATAATTAGTAACAACAATGACTCAGATATTCCCCTATTGCTAATACATGGAAAGGAAGATGAAATAATAGGAGTATCCCATTCTGAATTTTtgatgaaaaatttaaataataagtaTAAAAATGCTTCCTATCCAAATGATTCTTATCATAATTATTACTATGTAATTGAT GATCTTGGGATACCTATCAAAACATTTTTAGAGACATCAAGTAAATCTCAATATCAAAAAAGCATTGATATTGTTATACCTAAAGTCTTCTTACAAAAAGa aactACAAAAGAGATAATTAAtcatttaaatgaaaatacgACTGAAGAAAaattggaaaaaaaaataaaaatttctgatgatatattattatcacaACATATAAAGGgaggagaaaaaaaaacagtttctataataaaagatgataaaaataacagTGGTTCATCAGTAAAAAGAAGTCATATGGGAGAAAGTTCAAAGAAAAATAagacaaaaaataataaagaaaaatctataaataaatcagaaaaaaaaaatataggtATTTCATTAAGTGGAccatataaagaaaaaaatagaacaAGGAACCAACAAAAGGACTCTaatcaaaaaattttgaaaagtGAAATCCcaaaactaaaaaaagataatgaattaaattataaaagcaTGTTATTTTCAGCAAATGATAAGAACCTAACGacaaacataaaaaaagaaagaaaactTGATATTTTAAGCAGCACATTACCAAAAAATACTGTACAAGAAAAAGACAAGGCAAAAGATAGTGATAGCAcctttaaagaaaaaataaaaaatgaaaaaagaaaagtagATATAATAGAATATACAATATCTTCAAGAATacaaataagaaataaaaatgatcaCATAGAAAATGAATgcaaaatagaaaaatatgaagaaaaaagagaaaatagaTTTACAAAGAAagataaagaattaaatagtgaagaagaaaatactAACgaaatgtatataaataaacaatatTTTGATGAAATGTATGTAAACGAAGAATATCTTGAAAAGGatgttacaaaaaaaaatgatattaaaaaaatgtatgaGAAAGAAGGAAATATTGAAGAAATATTCGAaacagaagaaaataatatggaggaatttgaaaaaaaaaatagagatatggaatataaaaatgtaaaaaaatatgaaaaagaagaaaatgaagaatatgATTCTCAGAAAGAAGGAAGTAAGGAATATGGGTATGAAAAAGAGGAAGGTGAGAAGTatgaatatgaaaaagaaggaaatgaagaatatgaatataaaaaagaaggaaataaagaacaaaattataaaaaagaagaaaataaggAAGATTATGGAATAAACACAAATATTGAGAATgagaaaatatatgaaatggAAAAAGATAgtgatataaaatataaaaaggataaaaataaaattgaagaaAAGAGAGAAGATAGTGAAGCACAAGAAGATggagaaaatgaaaatttcaATATTAACAATTATAAAGTGAAAGATTTCAAATACtatctaaaaaataatattattaacaaagaaaaaataggATGCTTTATGAACAAagtaattaataatttaaatgggaaaaattaa
- a CDS encoding zinc finger, C3HC4 type, putative has protein sequence MVNENYLMENNYSKNLDFKEVETEIKAFKIKQNETFDFYIDSINKLIENVEKAKKNLEEKKKGKDIKDENINLNDNIASKNSKLNKNDNKNSIYIKELIKDVKNLKITEKINEENKKFYNILLLSYKGIISLIKHEAPEIFKNVYIKKNVILRLILLHFLQKGDFFMYYVLNNEILKKKKKNIEKSAYNIDQLNNNYINKSNNVISKDSNSLRNKSESNTNNKDFLLNKPNSFSEKLLVNNLCSSSNKKKKEEAKIKNSINEEEFNNNKNSKDEIFENKGDNNQGNKNNVLTIYNNYIYNDKEKDINYYIVNNKYNGDKHSILLNNISTSNMNINNKESIFSKLKQEYIRKIEFEKIPEDIKFEHALIEKELFDGYKELHIILYDLKKFKVDKCIKWYNNCSEEIKKKYSELIYLLHCINYLIYSKNDKEKALSVLRDLMINFKENKSHISRLSTFICIGVDNYFFKNMLSNVNSKIFNYFKRAFNEEGIVINLHNKMKMKKDKKKVGKEKSIDFNKDLIKKFPKNSKVTHKRKKCDNKKKFMKEKKNSLNKNQKNETNGDDIDLTNYNTNKRGVKILRKRRKSNNNHNRSSSFISCKVEKKRLTKKKKIIKKRLKKDENILKRKIKKNNETIKQKKKKKKKKKIDSIYSMYQKEYALNIKINRNKIPLIHNNIYKEKYTNVISENFYNNNLNEENFTPLCETYMENNINQLIEKEKIKKNPFYYAVSNDSYINNNNLVLPKVKLNHKNSKSKNKNEEKLNKGWYKHVFNCTKDVFSEIVESQNDIKKLMKKDIKLNKGVDYSNNTYYKRTEPIYLYELSENEFIQFYQNDNSYITYKILNKAAQFYDNNDTKIYNNLIQNLNSGYNTNYINVNNSIYNENIYNNNFYNNSIHNNSSCNINLNSFNHLNNSCFIRKSNMLKRKFPKCKFLSHLCKNEKMNEKNDLLSKEENLNDILLDKKKKNEKNESNKDNNENFEMKETKKNEELKEKAAVAEYISSVLKKHKKNEDYEYINLKDINEETNEYSCNSFYSDKSISSNKSSDSSSENNFFNDSSYEENLKKKINKVKEEFDLIKEDYLKKNTMTALLNTKHIQAYNRAVLAAKNTRLTKTSIDVSRILLTHALTTRDILTLRNTLANNKNDSEFRRICLKWKSKKIKPRNRLRKREKNNESNDGEKKKKKKRNSRVNKKKKEKEFSKNEKEETDNDDNIDDYIKKKKNNKRSKLKFKCASKKNNKFISIVKPSISHSLECFGLEEFIKLTKKNLFLKKSDDKQRENEDIPSKSKDKNNIPENKKVNKEVDMKDIMKIKKEENTEKEKENKEIENKGENEGKIELDKKEMYTKENCENKLDKKDKEKLVEGEKEFDKSIKENTFKKDMNETDKKINNEICIEVDQKDKKINNFILKNEKDETEEKNENEINKKEKSEMDRKDKNEKDENKIDIMEHEKEIKDKIDKNNKNEVNVKGKEEVDKVNENNESVIYKEKKDEKDKINDDAEIKFKKEKKGVFYGSYKKNFKKRRYDSNSLLEEKITEVQMKRNKNEGSDFKSKKNKKEDFRISKNIKSLSTVKKEFCRRNSDSSGSEGNKKKKDKKKIDKEKSKHNKKNCEKFNKKEKKEVGKGEKKQKNLKKTKSENYEDREMKKGKEKEKKIFIHLESPLSILVCGGLISSKKLIEAHAILKENNKRLEEAKNNSTLNNTSLKSSDKSIDKIEKEKNNSMKKENGVFFSNSLAIEVDLSGCFFFHSSFTCPISRDISSKDNPPYLLTCGHAICKNCVDKIHAQRSRQCKCPMCPQYLHILEIIPLYFS, from the exons ATggttaatgaaaattatttaatggaAAATAATTACTCTAAAAATCTAGATTTTAAAGAAGTAGAAACTGAAATAAAAGcgtttaaaataaaacaaaatgaaaCATTTGACTTTTATATAGatagtataaataaattaatagaaaatgttgaaaaagcaaaaaaaaatttagaagaaaaaaaaaagggaaaggatataaaagatgaaaatatcAATCTTAATGATAATATAGCAAGCAAAAATAGTAAActgaataaaaatgataataaaaatagtatcTATatcaaagaattaataaaagatgttaaaaatttaaaaataacagaaaaaataaatgaagaaaataagaaattttataatatattgcTGTTATCATATAAAGGTATAATATCTTTAATAAAACATGAAGCTCCTGAAATATTCAAAAATGTCTACATAAAAAAGAATGTTATTCTTAGATTAATTCTATTACATTTTTTGCAAAAAGGAGacttttttatgtattatgtattaaataatgaaattttaaagaagaaaaaaaaaaatatagaaaaaagtgCATATAATATTGATCAATTAAACAACAATTATATcaataaatcaaataatgTAATAAGTAAAGATAGTAATtctttaagaaataaaagcgaaagtaatacaaataataaagattttTTGCTAAATAAACCAAACTCTTTTAGTGAAAAACTTTTAgttaataatttatgttCATCCtctaataagaaaaaaaaagaggaagcaaaaataaaaaattctataaatgaagaagagTTTAACAATAACAAGAATTCTAAAGAtgaaatttttgaaaataaggGAGATAATAATcaaggaaataaaaataatgttttaacaatttataataattatatatataatgataaagaaaaagatataaattattatattgtaAATAATAAGTACAACGGAGATAAGCATTCAATTCTTTTAAACAACATAAGTACAAgtaatatgaatataaacAATAAAGAAAGTATATTTTCAAAGTTAAAACAAgaatatataagaaaaatagaatttgaaaaaattccAGAAGACATAAAATTTGAGCATGCATTAattgaaaaagaattatttgaTGGATATAAAGAGTTACacataattttatatgatttaaaaaaatttaaagtagATAAATGTATTAAATGGTATAATAACTGCagtgaagaaataaaaaaaaaatattctgagttaatatatttattacattGTATTAATTACTTAATATATTCTAAGAATGACAAAGAAAAAGCATTAAGTGTTTTAAGAGATCTTATGATAAactttaaagaaaataaatcgCATATATCAAGATTAAGTACATTTATATGTATAGGAGTTGATAactacttttttaaaaatatgctTTCTAATGTCaattcaaaaatttttaattattttaagagAGCTTTTAATGAAGAAGGCATAGTTATTAATTTgcataataaaatgaaaatgaaaaaggataaaaaaaaagttggtAAGGAAAAGAGTATAGATTTCAATAaagatttaataaaaaaatttccaaAGAATAGTAAGGTGACACacaaaaggaaaaaatgtgataacaaaaaaaaattcatgaaagaaaaaaaaaattcattgaataaaaatcaaaaaaatgaaactaACGGTGATGATATTGATTTAACAAActataatacaaataaaagaGGTGTTAAGattttaagaaaaagaagaaagagCAATAATAATCATAATAGATCCtcttcatttatttcatgtaaagtggaaaaaaaaagactaacaaaaaaaaaaaaaataataaaaaaaagattaaaaaaagatgaaaatattttgaaaagaaaaattaaaaaaaataatgaaacaataaaacagaaaaaaaaaaagaaaaaaaagaaaaaaatagattcTATATATAGCATGTACCAGAAAGAATATGcattaaacataaaaataaatcgtAATAAAATACCGTTAattcataataatatatataaagaaaaatatactaATGTAATTtctgaaaatttttataataataatttaaatgaagaaaattttacTCCCTTGTGTGAAACATATatggaaaataatataaatcagttaatagaaaaggaaaaaataaaaaaaaatccttTTTATTATGCTGTTTCTAATGATAGCTAtataaacaataataatttagTATTACCTAAAGTAAAACTTAATCATAAGAACagtaaaagtaaaaataaaaatgaagaaaagcTAAATAAAGGATGGTATAAACATGTTTTTAATTGCACAAAAGATGTATTTTCAGAGATTGTTGAATCtcaaaatgatataaaaaaattgatgaaaaaagatataaaactTAATAAAGGTGTAGACTATTCTAATAATACATACTATAAAAGAACAGAACCAATTTACTTATATGAACTAAGTGAAAATGAATTCATCCAATTTTATCAAAATGACAATTCTTATATaacttataaaatattaaataaagcagcacaattttatgataataacgatactaaaatatataataatctaattcaaaatttaaatagtGGTTATAAcacaaattatataaatgtaaataatagtatatacaatgaaaatatttacaataacaatttttataataactCTATTCATAATAATAGTTCTTGTAATATTAATCTTAACTCATttaatcatttaaataattcttgCTTTATTAGAAAATCTAACATgcttaaaagaaaatttcctaaatgtaaatttttaagtcatttatgtaaaaatgaaaaaatgaatgaaaaaaatgatctTTTGTCAAAGGAAGAGAATCTTAATGATATattattagataaaaaaaaaaaaaacgaaaaaaatgaatcaaataaagataataatgaaaatttcgAAATGAAAGAGACAAAGAAGAATGAGgagttaaaagaaaaagcaGCAGTAGCAGAATATATTAGTAGTGTgttaaaaaaacataaaaaaaatgaagattatgaatatattaatttgaaAGATATTAATGAAGAAACTAATGAATACTCATGTAATAGTTTTTATAGTGATAAATCAATCAGTTCAAATAAATCTTCAGATTCTTCaagtgaaaataattttttcaatgATTCTAGTTACGaagaaaatttgaaaaagaaGATTAACAAGGTAAAAGAAGAATttgatttaataaaagaagattacttaaaaaaaaatacaatgaCAGCTTTATTAAACACAAAACATATACAAGCATATAATAGAGCAGTATTAGCTGCGAAAAATACTAGATTAACTAAAACATCAATTGATGTTAGTAGAATTTTATTAACACATGCTTTGACTACTAGAGATATATTAACTTTACGCAATACACTAGCaaacaataaaaatgattcaGAATTTAGGAGAATATGCTTAAAATggaaatcaaaaaaaattaagccAAGAAATAGATtaagaaaaagagaaaaaaataacgAAAGTAATGAtggtgaaaaaaaaaaaaaaaaaaaaaggaacaGTAGagtaaataagaaaaaaaaggaaaaagaattttcaaaaaatgaaaaagaggAAACAGATAATGACGATAATATAGatgattatattaaaaaaaaaaaaaacaataaaaggagcaaattaaaatttaaatgtgctagtaaaaaaaataataaattcatATCCATTGTAAAACCTTCTATTTCTCATTCTTTAGAATGTTTTGGTTTAGaagaatttattaaattaacaaaaaaaaatttatttcttaaaaaatctGATGATAAACAGCGCGAAAATGAAGATATACCATCAAAATCAAAAGATAAGAATAATATTccagaaaataaaaaagttaataaagaAGTAGATATGAAggatataatgaaaattaaaaaggaaGAAAACACTGagaaagaaaaggaaaataagGAAATTGAGAATAAGGGAGAGAACGAAGGAAAAATAGAATTagacaaaaaagaaatgtacacaaaagaaaattgtgaaaataaattagataaaaaagataaagaaaagCTTGTTGAAGGAGAGAAAGAATTTGATAAATCAATAAAGgaaaatacatttaaaaaagatatgaATGAAACAGATAAGAAGATTAATAACGAAATATGCATAGAAGTGGATCAAAAAGataagaaaattaataattttatattaaaaaatgaaaaagatgaaactgaagaaaaaaacgaaaacgaaataaataaaaaggaaaaaagtgAGATGGAtagaaaagataaaaatgaaaaagatgaaaataaaatagatataaTGGAGCATGAGAAGGaaattaaagataaaatagataaaaataataaaaatgaagtgAATGTAAAAGGTAAAGAAGAAGTAGATAaagtaaatgaaaataatgaaagcGTAATATACAAGGAAAAAAAAGacgaaaaagataaaattaatgatgatgctgaaataaaatttaaaaaagaaaaaaaaggagtTTTTTATGgatcttataaaaaaaattttaaaaaaagaagatatgaTTCTAATTCTTTATTAGAAGAAAAGATTACGGAAGTTCaaatgaaaagaaataaaaatgaaggtAGTGattttaaatcaaaaaaaaataaaaaagaagattttAGAATAAGCAAAAACATAAAATCTTTATCTACAG ttaaaaaagaattttgtAGAAGAAATAGTGATAGCAGTGGTAGCGAAggtaataaaaagaaaaaagacaaaaaaaaaatagataaggaaaaaagtaaacataataaaaaaaattgtgaaaaatttaataaaaaagaaaaaaaagaagtggGAAAAGGagagaaaaaacaaaaaaatcttaaaaaaacaaaaagtgaaaattatgaagacagagaaatgaaaaaaggaaaggaaaaagaaaaaaaaatttttattcatcTAGAAAG tcCTTTATCGATTTTAGTATGTGGTGGACTAATAAGTTCAAAAAAGTTAATAGAAGCTCATgctattttaaaagaaaataataaaagactAGAAGAAGCTAAGAATAATTCTACATTAAATAACACGAGTTTAAAAAGTTCAGATAAGTCTAttgataaaatagaaaaggaaaaaaataatagtatgaaaaaagaaaatggagtttttttttctaattcattAGCTATAGAAGTTGATTTAAGTGGATGCTTTTTCTTTCACTCATCATTTACTTGCCCAATTAGCAGAGATATATCATCGAAAGATAACCCTCCATACTTACTTACGTGTGGCCATGCTATTTGCAA aaattgCGTAGATAAAATTCATGCACAAAGATCGAGGCAATGTAAATGTCCTATGTGCCCTCAATATTTACACATATTAGag attattCCTTTATACTttagttaa
- a CDS encoding RNA-binding protein, putative, whose amino-acid sequence MKEANETKPELNKNNDNLLNIEKENVSNNEKMDKQNNSNQTKQEKNLIQDKKYCNIEKNKSKDEWLIYLNNNSYGPYNFDEIIKFWNEKRINIMTPIYKKGENNWKYIFNDEILKNYIYGNNDNNNDIPNSQNNFNLISKCNEINSSEYSNNNLKKNLNVDKINDNNNKDEITNEKIVPSTLDLEKLRKKEKKKKYMERKKKKIKEGLCDRKIKNSSVYITGLPKDVTKEEIHNVFKKAGIIKIDAENTEPKIKIYYDENNNTKGDALVTYVYTQSVDIAIKYFNNFYFRQDCMIHVEKAQFNKKKEVIKMSKEEILKKKKKIIAAKQEQLRLQKWEEFYTRTKKKIVIFRNVFSYEDAMKYDEGDPFYDFIRNLIETEIKKYVPVHKVYPIAKHPNGIVCVKFKGVEEAEMIVSCFKDIVLNDKKLEVYFYDGKQDLKAQCLTAGKNKKLNVESASENKCSNMNTDDNHPILMNPSLKSFHEWIDNQSEDEEHEIKIE is encoded by the exons atgaaagaaGCAAATGAAACAAAGcctgaattaaataaaaataatgataatttgCTCAATATTGAAAAGGAAAATGTatcaaataatgaaaaaatggataaacaaaataattcaaatcaAACTAagcaagaaaaaaatttaatacaagataaaaaatattgtaaTATAGAGAAAAATAAGAGTAAAGATGAATGGCTTATTtacttaaataataattcatatGGTCCTTACAATTTTgatgaaataattaaattttggaatgaaaaaagaattaatataatgacacctatatataaaaaaggagaaaataattggaaatatatatttaatgatgaaatattaaaaaattatatatatggtaataatgataataataacgaTATACCGAATTctcaaaataattttaatttaattagtAAATGCAATGAAATCAACTCAAGTGaatattcaaataataatttaaaaaaaaatttgaatgtTGATAAAATTAAcgataataacaataaagatgaaattacaaatgaaaaaattgtaCCAAGTACATTAGACttagaaaaattaagaaaaaaagaaaaaaaaaaaaagtatatggaaagaaaaaaaaaaaaaattaaagaaggGTTATGcgatagaaaaattaaaaatagttcTGTTTATATAACTGGTTTACCTAAAGATGTAACTAAAGAAGAAATTCAtaatgtatttaaaaaagcaggaataataaaaattgatgCAGAAAATACTGAAcccaaaataaaaatatactatgatgaaaataataatacaaaagGAGATGCGTTAGTTACTTATGTTTATACTCAAAGCGTTGATATAGCCATTAAGTACTTTaataatttctattttaGACAAGATTGTATGATTCATGTAGAAAAAGctcaatttaataaaaaaaaagaggtgATTAAAATGTCGAAagaagaaattttaaaaaaaaaaaaaaaaattatagctGCAAAACAAGAGCAATTAAGATTACAAAAATGGGAAGAATTCTACActagaacaaaaaaaaaaatagtcaTTTTTAGGAATGTTTTTTCATATGAAGATGCAATG aaatacgATGAAGGAGATCCATTTTATGATTTTATAAGAAATTTGATTGAAACG gaaataaaaaaatatgttccTGTACATAAAGTTTACCCAATAGCA AAACATCCTAATGGAATTGTTTGTGTTAAGTTTAAAGGAGTAGAAGAAGCAGAAATGATAGTATCT TGTTTTAAAGACATTGTTCTAAATGACAAAAAACTAGAGGTATACTTTTATGATGGAAAGCAAGATCTGAAAGCTCAATGCTTAACTGCGGGG aaaaataaaaaattaaatgtagAAAGTGCTTCTGAAAATAAATGTTCAAATATGAATACTG ATGATAATCATCCTATTTTAATGAATCCAAGCTTGAAATCTTTTCAT GAATGGATCGATAATCAAAGTGAAGATGAAGAACATGAAATAAAGATAGAATAA